A region of the Methylobacterium nodulans ORS 2060 genome:
AAATTGGGCAAGGCGGTAAATACGGTCGCGTCGCCCGGATCGCAACCCCGGAATCGCGGATTTTCGCAGAATTCGGGCCGGGTGGCGGATTGGCCACGCGGGCTGCCCGCAGGTCCGCTCAAGCCCTCTTCTCAAGCTGCCGGGAAGCGTTCATTCACCGGGTCCCCTGGATGAGGACCTTCTGCCCATGCCGATCGACCCATCGCGCCGCATGCTGCTGGCGGGCCTGCTCGCGGGCACGGCGCTGCCCGTGAGCGGGCCCGCGGCGCCCGCACGAGCCCAGGTCGGGCCGACCCAGCCGGGCCCGAGCGCGCTTCCGGCCCCGCCGCCCGCCGGTCCGACGCCGTTCCGGTTCGACGATGTGGTCCGCCGCGCCCGCGACCTCGCCGGCGCCCCGTTCGAGGCCGGAGCCCCGACGCTGCCGCAGGCCCTGGCCGGGCTCGACTATGACGGCTGGCGCGACATCCGCTTCCGGCCCGACAAGGCCCTGCTCGGCGACCTGGGCGGGCCGTTCCGCCTGCAGCTCTTCCATCTGGGCTTCCTGTTCAAGCGGCCCGTGACCGTGAACGTGGTGCGCGACGGCGTGCCGACGCCGGTCCCCTATCAGACCAGCCTGTTCGATTTCGGCCGCACCAAGCTTGGCGGGCCGCTGCCGCTCAATCTCGGCTTCGCGGGCTTCCGCCTCCACTATCCCCTCAACAAGCCGAGCGTGTTCGACGAGCTGATCGCCTTCCTGGGCACCAGCTACTTCCGCTTCCTCGGCCGCGACCAGCTCTACGGGCTCTCGGCACGAGGCCTCGCGGTCAATGTCGAGGCCGCGGGCGGACCGGAGGAATTCCCGTTCTTCCGCGAGTTCTGGATCGAAATGCCGCCCAAGCATGCCGACCGGGCGGTGATCTACGGGCTCCTCGACAGCGCCGCCTGCACGGGCGCCTTCCAGTTCCTGGTCTATCCCGGGGACGAGACGGTGGTGGATGTCCGCGTCTCGTTGCATCCGAGGCGGGAGGTGGCGGGGATCGGGCTCGCGCCGCTGACCTCGATGTTCTTCATCGGCGAGAACGACCGGCATCACTCCGACGATTACCGCCCCGAGCTGCACGATTCGGACGGCCTGCTGATGCAGTCGGGAGGCGGGGAGTGGATCTGGCGCCCCTTGCGCAACCCGAAGGAACGCTGGATCTCGTCGTTCCAGGACCACGACCCGAAGGGCTTCGGGCTGATGCAGCGTGACCGGGTGTTCGAGAACTACCAGGACCTCGAAGCCTTCTATCACCGCCGCCCGAGCTACTGGGTGGAGCCGCAGGGCGCCTGGGGCGAGGGCGCCGTGCGCCTCGTCGAATTGCCCACCGGCAACGAGACGCATGACAACATCGTCGCCTATTGGCAGCCGCGCTCGCCCTACGCGGCCGGCCAGCCAGTCGAACTCTCCTACAAGTTGCGGGCGATCGGCGAGCGCGAGAACCTGCATCCGGGGGCGCGGGTGGTGAACACCTACGTGGCCCGGCCGGTCGCGAGCGGCGGATCGGCGGAGGCGTCGGACCCGCTGAACCGGCGCTTCCTCATCGATTTCTCCGGCGGCGACCTCGCCTATTGGCTGGCGGACCCGAAGGCGGTCGAGATCGTGCCCTCGACCACGCAGGGGCGCATCGTCGCGACCTCGCTCGTGCCGAACCTGCACGTGAAGGGGTTCCGAGCCGCCCTCGACGTGGTGCTCGACCAGCCGGGCCAGTCGACGGACCTGCGGGCCTTCCTGCGCGCCGGCGGGCGCACCCTCTCGGAGACCTGGACCTTTCCGTGGACGGCCGCGTGAGCGCGGATCCGACGGAGGCCGCCGGGCTGGTGACGATCCGCCCGGCGCACCCCGCCGATCTCGACGCGCTCGTCGCCCTGGAGGCGGCGGCCTTCGCGAGCGACCGGGCGGAGCGCCGGGCGATCCGTCACGCCATCGCCTCGCCGACGATCTCGGTCCTCGTGGCGCTCGACGGGGCCGTGCTGATCGGCGCCGCGACGATCGAGCGGCGGCGCAACAGCCGCCGCGCGCGGCTGAGCTCCATCGCGGTCGCGCCGGGCCGGGCCGGCACCGGGCTCGGCCGCGTCCTCCTCGCCGCTGCCGAGGCGGAGGCCCGCCGCCACGGCTGCGAGCGCCTGCGCCTCGAAGTGCGCGAGGATAACGGCCCCGGGATCCGCCTCTACGAGCGGGCCGGCTACGAGCGTTTCGCGACGGTCCCGGACTATTACGAGGACGGCACGACGGCGTGGCGCTACGAGAAGGTGCTCGGCGCATAGGCCGGGCGCTCGTCGATCGCACCATCGCCTCAGCGGCATCGGGGCCTTCGCGCATGCCCCGCAGACCCGTCGCCGCGGGTCGCCCGAGGCCCGCTGCTCACTCCTTCGGCAACGAGCCGCGCGGCGAAGCTCAGGGCCATGCACAGGGCACCCAGGGCGAACTCCCAACGGTGGATCTCGCCGCCGATCGAAGCCACGGCGGCTTGGCCGATCAGAAGGATGCCCGCGAGCGGCGGCCCGACGGTCAGAACGAGGCGAAGCGGCGTGCGCCACGTCATCGACGGCTCGGGCCTGCGCGTGATCGTCAGCGCCTGGTATTGGCCGCGGTCTGGCCGAACAGAATCGTCTTGGCGTCCTCCGACATCGTCGGCTGCTGGTTGATCTCGGCCGCCCTGGCATAGGCCGCCTGGGTGGCGGGGCGCTCGGCGATGGCGTGGAACCAGCGCTTCAGGTTCGGATGCTCGTCGAGGTTCTGGCGCTGGCGCTCATGGGGCACGATCCACGGATAGGCGGCCATGTCGGCGATGCTGTACGCCTCCCCGGCCACGAAGGGGCGGTCGGCGAGGCGGCGGTCGAGGACGCCGTAGAGCCGGTTGGTCTCGTTGACGTAGCGGTCGATCGCGTAGGGGATCGGCTCCGGCGCGTACTGCACGAAATGATGGTTCTGGCCCGCCATCGGCCCGAGGCCGCCCATCTGCCAGAACAGCCACTGCAGCACCTCGGCCCGGCCGCGCAGGTCGGAGGGGATGAAGCGCCCGGTCTTCTCGGCGAGGTAGAGCAGGATCGCCCCGGATTCGAACAGCGACACCGGCGCGCCGCCGCCCGCGGGCGCGTGATCGACGATGGCCGGGATGCGGTTGTTGGGGGCGATCTTCAGGAAGTCCGGCTGGAACTGCTCGCCCTTGCTGATGTTCACCGGCTTGATCGTGTAGGGTAGGCCCGTTTCCTCCAGGAACATCGTCACCTTGTGACCGTTCGGCGTCGTCCAGTAGTAGAGGTCGATCATCCTTGGCTCCGCGGCAGGTTCCGGGACGGAACGCGGCGGAAGTGGTGTGCGCCGCGGCCGTGGTCAAGCAAGGCCGGTCCCGGCTGCCGCGACCGCATCGATCCGGCAGGCACCACCGCAGGGGGCGTCGATCGCGCCCATGGCCCGGCCGGCGGCAATCGAGACCGTGGCGATGCCCGGCTGCCCAGGGTGGCGGAGGGCCGGGAGAGCCCTCCCGGCCTTGCTGGGGCCGGGACGCGGCGAGAGATCCTAAAGGATCAGGGCAGTGGAGAACCTCAGATGTAACGTGTGACAAACCGCTCCCACGCCAATCCGATCAGGATCAGGCATCCGCCTACGAGAAAAACGTAAAGCGCAGATGCCTCCGGGGTATACTCGGGATAATAGGCTGCTCTGAACAGCATGATCGAATTCGTGACCGGATTCCACAGCATGGCGTGGTATACTTCGGATGGCATGCCTTCCGGTATGAAAAAAACTCCGCTGAGGCCATAAAACAGAATGATAAAAAGCGAGAAGCCGATCATGAATGGAGGAAAAATGACCACGATATTGCACGATATGACGCCGACGCCGAAGGCAAATACGACGGAAGCCAGGAACGCCGTGAGTGCCAGAAAGCTGTCGTTGGGAAATGGATCGACACCGAAGGCTAGGAGGATCGCCATCACGATGGCGGTGCTCATGCAGGCGTTCAGGATCTCGACGACGCCGCGTGACAGGCAGACATCGAGAAGCTTGACGTCGGGGAACGAAAGAAGTGGTTTGTTCGTGCTGACTCCTTCCATCATTTTGCGTGACATATAGATAAAAACAATCATCGGGGTCATGCCGCTGAAAATGAATAGCGCAAGACTGTTGCCGATGGCGGGCGGCATGTGGCGGACATAGAAGATCGTAATCAGGACGAGAAGGTGCGCGCAGGGCCACAGAACGACGATCCCGTAGCCCCACATCGTGCGCCCGAAGCGGGTCCGGATGTCGCGCAGAATGAGCGCGTGCAAGACCTGGAACTGAACCTGGAGTGCGGACTGCCTGCGCAGCGCAACCGTATGTTCGGCGGAGAGAGTCAAAGTCGAAGCTCCCGTCGCGATGACCGCGCCGGGGGGATCTGCGAGGGCATTGCGGCGACTGCGAGGCGGAAGGCCGCTGATGCGGCGCCGGCACCGCGAGCGCAGAGCGGGTTGCCAGGACGGCTGCGGCGATGCCGAGGCTGGATTTCGTCCGCGGCCGCGGGCGAAGCCTGCCGAATGAGTCCGCGCGGGAGGGCGCGACGGCCGCGTTCATCGGCGCGTTTAGTCCCGACAGGGCATCTGTCTTCCCGGCTGTGTCCCCGGCGCCGCTTGCGGCCCGTGCCCGAAACCGATACAGGACCAGGCCTGTAGCCGGTGTCGGGGCGTAGCGCAGTCTGGTAGCGCATCTGGTTTGGGACCAGAGGGTCGCTGGTTCGAATCCGGCCGCCCCGACCAGCGGCTCCCATTTGGACCGACACGGCATGGCCAGCGCCCGCATCTACAAGCCCGCGAAGGATCCCTCGCAGTCCGGGATGGCCCGGACCAAGCAATGGGTGCTGGAATTCGACCAGACCGCCCCCCGCGAGACCGACCCGCTGATGGGGTGGACCTCCTCCTCCGACATGCTCCAGCAGGTGCGGCTCGAATTCGACACCAGGGAGGAGGCGGTGGCCTACGCGACCCGCGCGGGAATCGCCTACCGGGTCGAAGAGCCGAAGCCCGCCCTGCGCAAGGGCATCTCCTACGCGGACAACTTCAAGTACAATCGCTCCGCGCCCTGGACCCACTGACGCGCGGTCAGAAGGCGTAGCGCACCCGGCAATAGGGAAGCTCCGCCGCCAGGAGTCGACGGAACCGGTCGAGCCAGCGGCCCTTCCAGCCGCTGCGGTAGCGCAGGTTCTCCTGGCCCCCTTCCGAGCGCTTGGTCTCCTGGATGTCAGGACGCCACAGCCAGTCCTCCGCCCGCGGGTGCCAGCGCAGATTCACCGCGTGAAGGGCTGCGTTGTGGGTGAGGAAGATGATCTCCGCCCCGAGCTGCGCGCGGGCCGCGGCGCCGATCCCCGCATCGAGCACACGGAACAGGTCTCGCCAATCCGCCTCCCAGCCTTCGTAGAGGATCACGGGCGAGAAGTTGACATGCACCTCGTAGCCGGCGCGCACGAAGTCGTCGATGGCGGCGATGCGCGTAAGGATCGGCGAGGTGCGCACGTCCACGACCTTCGCCACCCGCTCCGGCATCAACGAGAAGCGGATCCGCGTCCGACCTTCGGGCGCATAGGCGAGGAGGTCGGGATTCACGAACTTCGTGGCGAAGGATCCCTTGGCGTTGGGCAGGCCGCGGAAGAGCGCCACGAGGTCGCGGACGCTGTCGCAGGCGAGGGCATCCACCGAGAGGTCGCCGTTCTCGCCGATGTCGTAGACCCAGGAGCGCTCGTCGATCTGGTCGGGAGCGGGAAGGGGGCCCTGCCGGTGCGCGTGCCGCGCGATGGCGTGGCCGATCTCATCGGTATTGGCAAAGAGCGTGATCGGGTTGGCGTAGCCCTTCCGGCGCGGCACGTAGCAATAGGCGCAGGCCATGGCGCAGCCGTTGGAACTCGACGGGGCGATGAAATGGGCGCTGCGCCCGTTGGGCCGCAGGCCCAGGCCCTTCTTGACGCCGAGGACGAGGGTGGAGCGCTTGATCCGCAGCCAGTCCTCGGCCGATCCGGCATTGCCGTGCAGGTCCGGGATGTTCCAGTGGGACGGAACCGCGATGCGCCGCGCCTGCGGGAAGCGCGCGAGGATCTCCTGCCCGCGCGGAGAGGCCTCGGCGGCGGGTTCGAGATAGATCGTGTCGATGGCAAGGGGGGAGCGGGACAGGGCGGCGGGCTCGCGGTCGGGCGCTCTCGGCGCCGCTGCGCTCCGATATGGGGACGCGGCCGAGCCGCGCCAGCGGTGGCCGTTCCACCGCGGAAAGCGGCGGCTCTCGGTTCTTGATGGTTCGCATCCTCCGCGACGAACCGGAATCCACTTCGTCGGACAAGGCTCTAGAGCCGCGCCAGGAGCTCGCTCTTCTTGGCCGTGAACTCCGCGTCGGTCAGCACGCCTTTGCGGTGCAGCTCGGCGAGCCGCTCCAGGGTGGCGAGAATGTCCCCGCCCGATGCGGCGCCCGGCGGCACAGCCGCCGGCGGAGCGGCCGGGGCTGGTGGCGCGGACGGGGCCGCGTGAGCCGAACCGGCGACCACCGGCAGGCTCTCCAGCGGGACGGGGCCGTGCTGGCTCGTGAACAGCAGCGTGTGGCCGGGGCCCTGCTGCTGCGACACGCCGCCGATCCGGTGGTCGCCCGTATCGTAGACGGTGAGCTGCCCGGCCCTCTCGACGGCGAGGCGGCGGGTCTCGGGGAAGACGGCGTAGCGCATGGCGTTCTGGGCGCCGGTCGAGGACGGACGTCCGAGCTCCGCCGGCCACCAGGCGCCCGAGCCCGGGCCGGCCGTGCCGGCGAGCGGCGCGAGATCCGCGCAGAGTGCCGCCACCCGGGCCTTGAGCCCGGCGTTGAACATGTCGCCGATCATGATCATGCCGCCGGCCGACCATTGGCCCATCCCGCCCAATTCGGGATGGTTGAACTGGGCCGCCGTCCCGCCGCCCTGGGCGAGCGCATCGAGGAGATGGCGGGCGGCCTCCACGGTCACGCCGTGACGGGAGGCGATGGCGGCGAGGTCGGACATCGGATCCCCGTTCCGGTCAGGCGATGGACTTGCGCAGCAGCACCGCGAGCCCGAAGGCCAGGGCGGAGCCGGCCACGACGCAGCCGATCCACAGGCCGCGCAGGGGACGCTGCGCCGACTGGGGCAGTCTCGGCTCCACCACGACGCTGAAGAACTCGATCTGCCGGTCGGCAATCATCCGGGCCCGCTCCCGCGCGGCGATGACGAGCCCGTAGAAGGTCTGGGCGTTCTTGCGGTCGACGTTGAGCTGCTCGAAGCGGGTCAGGGCATCCGCCAGCACCCGCCGCTGGTTCGGGTCCTGGGTCGTCGCCTCGCGTTCGAGGCGGGCGATGGTGGCGTCGAGCTGGGCGATCTGCGCCTTCAGGTCCTGGATGCTGCGCGCGTCGTCCTTCAGGTCGCGCTGCAGCAGCGCCAGCTTCACCGCGAGGTTGATGCGCTGCTCGCGCACCTGCGCGGTCATCTTGACGTTGGCTTCGTTGGTCTTCTGAGCGTCGAGCACGCCGTCGCGGTTGCGCAGGTTGCGCACGGCGGTCTGGAGCTCCGTCAGGCGCGCCTCCGCGCGTTTCAGCTCGTGCTCGCTCTTGGCGAGCGCGTCCTGCCGGGCCCGGGTCGTCAGCTCGTTCACCATGCGCTCGCTCTCGGCGAGGATCGCCTTGCTGATCGCCACGGATTCCTGCGGATCGAAGGCGTTCACGGTCACCGAGAGGACGCCGGACGTCCCCTCGAGCTTCACCTCGACCCGGTTCTTCCAGTAGCGGACGAGCTTCTCGATCGGCAGGTCGGGATCGAAGCGCGAGAACCAGTCGATGGAATCGCGGGAGAACATCTCGCGCAGGGGCAGCTGGCGCTCGATCGCCTCCACCATCGGGCGGCTCACGATGTATTCCGAGACCAGGAGCGTGTCCTGGATGATCATCTCCTTGGGGATGCCGGTCGAGGTGCCGACATTGTCCTTGGCGGCATTCTCGGCGCCGCCGATGGCCGGACGGATCGCGAAGTGGGTCTCCGTGAGATAGCGGTCCGACAGGTAGAACCCGAACACGGCGAGCCCGATGAGGCAGGGCAGCACGACCAGGGCCACGAACAGGATCGGCGTGATGAAGTCGCGGCGCCGCAGCGCCCGTGCCTCGCGGAGCTGCTGGCGCGGGTCGTTGTAGCGCGACACGCGCGCCATCTGGCGCAGCGACTCCGAGATCAGGCGCGAGCGCTCGGCCGGGTCGAGCGGCTGGCCTGTCGGATTGCGGGCGTCGACCGTCATGCGGGAGGATTCCGGTTCAGGCTCGAAGAGCGGGACGGCGGGTTGGGCTTGGGCCGGCCTACTGGTTCAGGCGCTGGTAGACCTCGATGGCATCGTTGATGTCCGAATAGATCACCGCCCGCCCGTTCGCCAGCACGATCCCTTCCGTGCTGTACTGGCGCAGCACATCCATGTTGTGCGAGCACATGATGATGTCGGCATTCGCCCGCCGCTTGCTCCACACTTCCTCGCAGCGCGCCTGGAAGCGGGCGTCGCCCACCGAGGTGATCTCGTCGATGAGATAGGTGTCGAACGGGATCGCCATACTCATGCCGAAGTTGAAGCGGGACGACATGCCCGAGGAATAGGTGCGGATCGGGACGTTGATGTAATCGCCGATCTCCGCGAAATCGGAGACGAAGTCGAGCACCTTGCGGGGATCCTCGCCGTAGACCCGGGCCACGAAGATCGCGTTCTCCTTGCCGGTCATCATCGGGTGGAAGCCGCCCGCAAAGCCGAGCGGCCAGGACACCCGCGAGGTGCGGATGATCCGGCCCTTGGTCAGGCCCTCGGATCCGGCCATCATCCGGATCATCGTGGACTTTCCCGCGCCGTTGATGCCCAGGATCCCGTAGCTGACGCCCGAGCGCATGGTGAATGACGCCCGGTCGAGGACGGTGCGGCGGTGGCCGCTCGTCTTGTAGACCTTGGTGACGTTCTCGAAGCGGATCATGGCTCGACGGAAAAGTGAAACCGATGAG
Encoded here:
- a CDS encoding glucan biosynthesis protein G, which encodes MPIDPSRRMLLAGLLAGTALPVSGPAAPARAQVGPTQPGPSALPAPPPAGPTPFRFDDVVRRARDLAGAPFEAGAPTLPQALAGLDYDGWRDIRFRPDKALLGDLGGPFRLQLFHLGFLFKRPVTVNVVRDGVPTPVPYQTSLFDFGRTKLGGPLPLNLGFAGFRLHYPLNKPSVFDELIAFLGTSYFRFLGRDQLYGLSARGLAVNVEAAGGPEEFPFFREFWIEMPPKHADRAVIYGLLDSAACTGAFQFLVYPGDETVVDVRVSLHPRREVAGIGLAPLTSMFFIGENDRHHSDDYRPELHDSDGLLMQSGGGEWIWRPLRNPKERWISSFQDHDPKGFGLMQRDRVFENYQDLEAFYHRRPSYWVEPQGAWGEGAVRLVELPTGNETHDNIVAYWQPRSPYAAGQPVELSYKLRAIGERENLHPGARVVNTYVARPVASGGSAEASDPLNRRFLIDFSGGDLAYWLADPKAVEIVPSTTQGRIVATSLVPNLHVKGFRAALDVVLDQPGQSTDLRAFLRAGGRTLSETWTFPWTAA
- a CDS encoding GNAT family N-acetyltransferase, with product MSADPTEAAGLVTIRPAHPADLDALVALEAAAFASDRAERRAIRHAIASPTISVLVALDGAVLIGAATIERRRNSRRARLSSIAVAPGRAGTGLGRVLLAAAEAEARRHGCERLRLEVREDNGPGIRLYERAGYERFATVPDYYEDGTTAWRYEKVLGA
- a CDS encoding glutathione binding-like protein, with amino-acid sequence MIDLYYWTTPNGHKVTMFLEETGLPYTIKPVNISKGEQFQPDFLKIAPNNRIPAIVDHAPAGGGAPVSLFESGAILLYLAEKTGRFIPSDLRGRAEVLQWLFWQMGGLGPMAGQNHHFVQYAPEPIPYAIDRYVNETNRLYGVLDRRLADRPFVAGEAYSIADMAAYPWIVPHERQRQNLDEHPNLKRWFHAIAERPATQAAYARAAEINQQPTMSEDAKTILFGQTAANTRR
- a CDS encoding ABC transporter permease, translated to MTLSAEHTVALRRQSALQVQFQVLHALILRDIRTRFGRTMWGYGIVVLWPCAHLLVLITIFYVRHMPPAIGNSLALFIFSGMTPMIVFIYMSRKMMEGVSTNKPLLSFPDVKLLDVCLSRGVVEILNACMSTAIVMAILLAFGVDPFPNDSFLALTAFLASVVFAFGVGVISCNIVVIFPPFMIGFSLFIILFYGLSGVFFIPEGMPSEVYHAMLWNPVTNSIMLFRAAYYPEYTPEASALYVFLVGGCLILIGLAWERFVTRYI
- a CDS encoding ETC complex I subunit, which codes for MASARIYKPAKDPSQSGMARTKQWVLEFDQTAPRETDPLMGWTSSSDMLQQVRLEFDTREEAVAYATRAGIAYRVEEPKPALRKGISYADNFKYNRSAPWTH
- a CDS encoding spore photoproduct lyase family protein, which codes for MSRSPLAIDTIYLEPAAEASPRGQEILARFPQARRIAVPSHWNIPDLHGNAGSAEDWLRIKRSTLVLGVKKGLGLRPNGRSAHFIAPSSSNGCAMACAYCYVPRRKGYANPITLFANTDEIGHAIARHAHRQGPLPAPDQIDERSWVYDIGENGDLSVDALACDSVRDLVALFRGLPNAKGSFATKFVNPDLLAYAPEGRTRIRFSLMPERVAKVVDVRTSPILTRIAAIDDFVRAGYEVHVNFSPVILYEGWEADWRDLFRVLDAGIGAAARAQLGAEIIFLTHNAALHAVNLRWHPRAEDWLWRPDIQETKRSEGGQENLRYRSGWKGRWLDRFRRLLAAELPYCRVRYAF
- a CDS encoding SHOCT domain-containing protein, with product MSDLAAIASRHGVTVEAARHLLDALAQGGGTAAQFNHPELGGMGQWSAGGMIMIGDMFNAGLKARVAALCADLAPLAGTAGPGSGAWWPAELGRPSSTGAQNAMRYAVFPETRRLAVERAGQLTVYDTGDHRIGGVSQQQGPGHTLLFTSQHGPVPLESLPVVAGSAHAAPSAPPAPAAPPAAVPPGAASGGDILATLERLAELHRKGVLTDAEFTAKKSELLARL
- a CDS encoding capsule polysaccharide transporter — its product is MTVDARNPTGQPLDPAERSRLISESLRQMARVSRYNDPRQQLREARALRRRDFITPILFVALVVLPCLIGLAVFGFYLSDRYLTETHFAIRPAIGGAENAAKDNVGTSTGIPKEMIIQDTLLVSEYIVSRPMVEAIERQLPLREMFSRDSIDWFSRFDPDLPIEKLVRYWKNRVEVKLEGTSGVLSVTVNAFDPQESVAISKAILAESERMVNELTTRARQDALAKSEHELKRAEARLTELQTAVRNLRNRDGVLDAQKTNEANVKMTAQVREQRINLAVKLALLQRDLKDDARSIQDLKAQIAQLDATIARLEREATTQDPNQRRVLADALTRFEQLNVDRKNAQTFYGLVIAARERARMIADRQIEFFSVVVEPRLPQSAQRPLRGLWIGCVVAGSALAFGLAVLLRKSIA
- a CDS encoding ABC transporter ATP-binding protein; its protein translation is MIRFENVTKVYKTSGHRRTVLDRASFTMRSGVSYGILGINGAGKSTMIRMMAGSEGLTKGRIIRTSRVSWPLGFAGGFHPMMTGKENAIFVARVYGEDPRKVLDFVSDFAEIGDYINVPIRTYSSGMSSRFNFGMSMAIPFDTYLIDEITSVGDARFQARCEEVWSKRRANADIIMCSHNMDVLRQYSTEGIVLANGRAVIYSDINDAIEVYQRLNQ